Proteins encoded within one genomic window of Granulicella pectinivorans:
- the motA gene encoding flagellar motor stator protein MotA, whose product MFAIIGVVVVFGAVVAGFLMEKGHLLVLFQPSEMVTIGGAALGTLLIANPMHILKGMVGGVLGVLGSSKFGKARYLETLKMMYELFGRIRKEGLVAVEADVEKPAESALFKKYPGFLNDHHVQHFVCDTLRMAITGGVEPFDMDQMMELDMEVHHHQALAPISALTTVADALPGLGIVAAVLGVVITMGALEGPPKEIGEKVAAALVGTFLGILMCYGVVGPLGASMTKGAEEENQYLHVLRVILLAFLKGSAPMLSVEMGRRAVPAHVRPSFDEMEKALKGGGAEAAAA is encoded by the coding sequence ATGTTTGCAATCATCGGCGTAGTCGTCGTCTTTGGAGCGGTCGTGGCCGGCTTCCTCATGGAGAAGGGGCATCTCCTTGTCCTCTTCCAACCCTCCGAGATGGTCACCATCGGCGGCGCAGCCCTGGGCACGTTGCTGATCGCGAACCCCATGCACATCCTCAAGGGCATGGTCGGGGGCGTTCTCGGCGTGCTGGGGTCGTCGAAATTCGGCAAGGCGCGCTACCTGGAAACACTGAAGATGATGTATGAGCTCTTCGGCAGAATTCGCAAGGAGGGCCTGGTCGCCGTGGAAGCCGATGTCGAAAAGCCCGCCGAGAGCGCTCTTTTCAAGAAGTATCCAGGCTTCCTCAACGACCACCACGTCCAGCACTTCGTCTGCGACACGCTGCGCATGGCCATCACCGGTGGCGTGGAGCCCTTCGACATGGACCAGATGATGGAGCTCGATATGGAGGTCCACCACCACCAGGCGCTCGCCCCCATCTCCGCGCTGACGACTGTAGCCGACGCCCTCCCTGGCCTCGGCATCGTCGCCGCCGTCCTGGGAGTCGTCATCACCATGGGCGCGCTCGAAGGGCCACCTAAGGAGATCGGCGAGAAGGTCGCCGCGGCGCTCGTCGGCACCTTCCTCGGCATTCTCATGTGCTACGGCGTCGTCGGGCCTTTGGGAGCAAGCATGACCAAGGGTGCCGAAGAGGAGAACCAGTACCTCCATGTCCTGCGCGTCATCCTGCTCGCCTTCCTCAAGGGCTCCGCGCCCATGCTCTCGGTCGAGATGGGCCGCCGCGCCGTGCCCGCGCACGTCCGCCCCAGCTTCGACGAGATGGAGAAGGCCCTGAAGGGCGGCGGCGCTGAAGCCGCCGCAGCCTGA
- a CDS encoding flagellar motor protein MotB gives MADPRPIIVVKKRASHGGHHGGAWKVAYADFVTAMMSLFIVLWLLNSTPQVKKAISGYFNDPSGKGAETGTGSKGTGDSLAVNKANVENLKQQIEQAIMKQADLSKLSKNVEITMTGEGLRIELIEGQGGTFFESGSPRPSENGTRLLDMLAGQLGKLPNRVMLEGHTDAQLYSGEKGYSNWELSSDRANAARRVLQENGLGAERISQVRGYADQKLRVPDKPLDPSNRRISLIVQWEKGEAAKETGATDAKEADGGKKEPAEKK, from the coding sequence ATGGCCGATCCGCGACCCATCATCGTCGTCAAGAAGAGGGCCTCGCACGGAGGCCATCACGGCGGAGCCTGGAAGGTCGCCTATGCCGACTTCGTCACCGCCATGATGTCGCTGTTCATCGTTCTCTGGCTGCTGAACTCCACGCCGCAGGTGAAGAAGGCCATCTCCGGATACTTCAACGATCCAAGCGGCAAAGGAGCCGAGACTGGCACCGGATCGAAGGGTACGGGCGACAGTCTGGCCGTCAACAAAGCCAACGTTGAAAACCTCAAGCAACAGATCGAACAGGCCATCATGAAACAGGCCGACCTGAGCAAGCTCTCCAAGAACGTCGAGATCACCATGACCGGCGAGGGACTGCGGATCGAGTTGATCGAAGGCCAGGGCGGGACGTTCTTCGAGAGCGGAAGTCCACGGCCAAGCGAAAACGGTACGCGCCTCCTCGATATGCTCGCCGGCCAGCTCGGCAAGCTACCCAACCGGGTCATGCTCGAAGGCCACACCGACGCGCAACTCTACTCCGGCGAGAAGGGCTACTCGAACTGGGAGTTGTCGTCCGACCGCGCCAACGCGGCACGCAGGGTGTTGCAGGAAAATGGCCTTGGGGCGGAGCGCATCTCGCAGGTACGCGGGTACGCCGACCAGAAGCTGCGCGTGCCGGACAAGCCGCTCGACCCCTCGAACCGGCGCATCTCCCTCATCGTGCAGTGGGAGAAGGGCGAGGCGGCCAAAGAGACCGGTGCTACCGATGCAAAAGAGGCTGATGGCGGCAAGAAAGAGCCCGCCGAAAAGAAGTAA
- a CDS encoding cupin-like domain-containing protein has product MPRLAALDVLASLSDEAFSKEYAARSVPFLLRLGALKFSEAEILGLLQGAYGDQTVNVRFGNMADPGTYLNRREEEMPLRNFLGEHFMQVNDAGTAYAAGTVIPVEMARDLGVPFPMFYPEYFFNEPRMWMGKKGTVTALHKDIPDNFSFAYFGTKEWLLYPPADFPYLYMIHPNPNALPDFGVSMVNAKSPDTTRFPEFSKATPISITQRAGDLLYVPAGWSHFVENHEDSLMINFWLRRGRSPAVLGRDR; this is encoded by the coding sequence ATGCCTCGCCTCGCCGCCCTGGACGTTCTTGCGTCTCTGAGTGACGAGGCGTTTTCGAAAGAGTATGCAGCACGCTCCGTGCCTTTTCTATTGCGGCTGGGTGCGTTAAAGTTCTCTGAAGCAGAGATCTTAGGTCTGCTGCAAGGGGCCTACGGCGATCAGACCGTGAACGTCCGTTTCGGCAATATGGCGGATCCAGGTACCTACCTGAATCGCCGCGAAGAAGAAATGCCCCTAAGAAATTTCCTTGGGGAACACTTCATGCAGGTAAACGATGCCGGAACGGCCTATGCCGCCGGCACCGTGATACCCGTCGAGATGGCACGCGATCTCGGGGTTCCTTTTCCGATGTTCTACCCTGAGTATTTTTTCAATGAGCCACGGATGTGGATGGGGAAGAAGGGAACCGTGACTGCCCTGCACAAGGACATCCCGGACAACTTCTCTTTCGCATACTTCGGTACCAAAGAATGGCTCCTCTATCCGCCCGCCGATTTTCCTTATCTCTACATGATTCATCCGAACCCGAATGCACTTCCTGACTTCGGGGTCAGCATGGTTAACGCAAAGTCTCCGGACACTACGCGCTTCCCGGAGTTCTCGAAGGCTACACCGATCTCCATCACGCAGCGTGCGGGCGATCTGCTCTATGTGCCTGCGGGATGGAGTCATTTCGTGGAGAACCACGAAGACTCTCTGATGATCAATTTCTGGCTAAGACGCGGAAGATCCCCTGCGGTGCTAGGCAGGGACCGATGA
- a CDS encoding ankyrin repeat domain-containing protein → MAALLLIHGGFLAPDDPHSSYPSISYEVARKHEVKPHRRTIPVDGVRPGFNQLHLTLIVSPTGDVTKADASGSDADLKYWPSLQGEVGQWRFEPFDKNGIPVTVEVEEYVDLVPPERMPKKHVIAPAIGPDSKVTVNLKRTGCFGSCPSYSVAVSTTGITFDGRGFVVAEGKHTDTADADEIREFAKRIVDADFYSMDESYSASATDLPTYVLTVSIDGHQKQVVDYEGAWEGMPAIVTDIEERVDALARTSRWIAGDDGLVQALKAEKFNFQSFAAQTMLKEAASHGQTATVQQFLQAGVPVKPIPPPKLYKEEPGSSFQPVGLLTSASHHTATLQELISAGASRDDQGDKDLALVGAAQAGSVEAARALIAYGANPSADLEKLTITQESGGMTLQGPGSGNVLIYAAESGNPAIVREMLKYHPKLEARDREGKTAMFSAGDYRSSDQDGARVECVRLLAKAGANVNARDHDGNTPLHETFLTDVEEELLKLGANVNARNKDGETPIFTTVDNDAIPLFVKYGADLSIRNNKGETVMEAAKSKGPLRQEALRKAMQTASSR, encoded by the coding sequence TTGGCAGCGCTGCTCCTCATACACGGCGGTTTCCTGGCGCCTGATGACCCGCACAGTTCATATCCTTCGATTTCTTATGAAGTGGCGCGGAAGCATGAAGTAAAACCGCATCGCCGGACAATTCCCGTCGATGGGGTCAGGCCGGGTTTCAATCAACTCCACCTAACGCTCATCGTGTCACCAACTGGTGATGTGACGAAGGCAGACGCAAGCGGAAGCGACGCCGATCTGAAGTACTGGCCCTCTCTGCAGGGAGAAGTTGGACAGTGGCGCTTCGAACCGTTCGATAAGAACGGTATCCCGGTCACAGTCGAGGTAGAGGAATACGTCGATCTAGTGCCACCGGAGCGCATGCCTAAAAAGCACGTGATCGCTCCAGCGATTGGGCCAGATTCTAAGGTAACCGTCAACTTGAAAAGGACGGGATGCTTTGGGAGCTGCCCTTCTTACAGTGTGGCGGTGTCTACGACCGGCATCACGTTCGATGGTCGAGGTTTCGTCGTTGCCGAAGGCAAGCATACAGACACGGCGGATGCGGATGAGATTCGAGAGTTCGCAAAACGCATCGTCGATGCAGACTTCTATTCCATGGATGAGAGCTATAGTGCTTCAGCAACGGATTTGCCCACATATGTGCTGACTGTCTCGATTGACGGGCACCAGAAACAAGTTGTTGATTATGAGGGGGCCTGGGAGGGCATGCCCGCTATCGTTACTGATATCGAGGAGCGAGTGGACGCATTAGCGCGAACTTCGCGCTGGATTGCAGGCGACGACGGTCTCGTTCAGGCGCTAAAGGCTGAAAAGTTCAATTTTCAGAGCTTCGCTGCCCAGACAATGCTGAAAGAGGCGGCAAGTCATGGGCAGACTGCTACAGTTCAGCAGTTCCTTCAGGCCGGGGTTCCGGTCAAACCAATCCCTCCGCCAAAGCTCTACAAAGAAGAGCCTGGTTCTTCCTTTCAGCCGGTTGGACTACTCACCTCTGCCAGCCACCATACCGCCACACTTCAAGAGCTCATTAGTGCCGGCGCAAGCCGCGACGACCAGGGCGATAAAGACCTAGCGCTAGTCGGCGCTGCCCAAGCGGGAAGTGTCGAAGCCGCACGCGCCCTTATCGCTTACGGAGCCAACCCAAGCGCTGACCTAGAGAAATTGACAATCACGCAGGAGAGTGGAGGGATGACGCTACAGGGGCCGGGTTCGGGAAACGTCCTGATCTACGCCGCTGAATCCGGCAATCCTGCAATAGTTCGCGAGATGCTCAAGTATCACCCAAAGCTGGAAGCACGTGACCGAGAAGGCAAAACCGCCATGTTTTCAGCGGGGGATTATCGATCCAGCGATCAGGATGGTGCACGGGTCGAGTGTGTACGCCTACTGGCAAAAGCTGGAGCCAACGTGAATGCCCGAGATCATGACGGCAACACTCCGTTACACGAGACGTTTCTCACCGATGTGGAGGAGGAGTTGCTAAAGCTCGGCGCGAACGTGAATGCTCGTAATAAGGATGGGGAAACTCCCATCTTCACCACTGTGGACAATGATGCGATTCCACTCTTCGTCAAGTATGGAGCCGATCTCAGCATCCGTAACAATAAGGGCGAGACGGTTATGGAAGCAGCTAAGAGCAAAGGGCCGCTGCGGCAGGAGGCGCTCCGCAAAGCCATGCAAACTGCGTCATCTCGTTAG